Proteins encoded together in one Kutzneria kofuensis window:
- a CDS encoding alpha/beta hydrolase → MPHIDPELERFVEAFPVIRVSAPGVDVVRVRDDLHQRWQRMQPMVQVGEVTDMKVPVPVRVYKPVLGAVDLPVVVFMHGGGWCTGGLVTHDDLCRRICRSVQAVVVSVDYRLAPEHPFPAAVDDSFAVLRWVGEHAREIGGDPSRIAVAGDSAGGNLAAVLAQLARDEGGPALRFQLLLYPSVGGVGEFPSRAENTDAPVLSTPDMEAYLRYYAGHLDGAPPATLAPALAADLSGLPPAFIATVWRDPLRDEGEAYARQLQAAGVPVDTVRFDHLVHSFASYAPLIPAASDALEQCLSALRKGLLR, encoded by the coding sequence ATGCCACACATCGATCCAGAACTCGAGCGCTTCGTCGAGGCGTTCCCGGTGATCCGGGTGTCCGCTCCCGGCGTCGACGTGGTGCGGGTCCGCGACGACCTGCACCAGCGCTGGCAGCGGATGCAGCCGATGGTGCAGGTCGGCGAGGTCACCGACATGAAGGTGCCCGTCCCCGTCCGGGTGTACAAGCCCGTTCTCGGCGCCGTCGATCTGCCCGTTGTCGTTTTCATGCACGGCGGCGGCTGGTGCACCGGCGGTCTCGTCACACATGACGATTTGTGCCGCCGAATCTGCCGTTCCGTACAGGCCGTTGTCGTTTCCGTCGACTATCGGCTGGCGCCCGAGCATCCGTTCCCCGCCGCCGTCGACGACTCGTTCGCGGTGCTTCGGTGGGTCGGCGAACACGCGCGGGAGATCGGTGGCGACCCGTCGCGGATCGCCGTCGCCGGGGACAGCGCCGGCGGCAACCTCGCCGCCGTGCTCGCGCAGCTCGCCCGGGACGAAGGCGGGCCGGCGCTGCGGTTCCAGCTGCTGCTCTACCCGTCCGTCGGCGGCGTTGGCGAGTTTCCCTCACGGGCGGAGAACACCGACGCGCCCGTGCTGTCCACTCCGGATATGGAGGCCTACCTGCGGTACTACGCCGGGCACCTCGACGGCGCGCCGCCCGCCACCCTGGCCCCCGCGCTCGCCGCTGACCTCTCCGGGCTGCCGCCGGCGTTCATCGCCACCGTGTGGCGCGATCCGCTCCGTGACGAGGGGGAGGCCTACGCCCGGCAACTCCAGGCGGCGGGCGTGCCGGTCGACACCGTCCGTTTTGATCATCTTGTGCACTCTTTCGCCAGCTACGCGCCGTTGATCCCGGCCGCGTCCGATGCACTCGAACAGTGCCTCTCGGCGTTGCGAAAAGGACTTCTCAGGTAG
- a CDS encoding DUF2127 domain-containing protein — translation MTNSTTTDKLFKVAIGIKGLDGLGQLVLGIVLIFIPPTLITGLANEVVTRDLLGDPGGTLSTHLQTAAHDFADGSSRAFAIGYLLLHAVIKLGLVAALLRKVLPLYPVAAVVLAAFVVYEIVRAVHTHSIALPIFAAIDVVIIILVIREYVQLRRERAASATDAHM, via the coding sequence GTGACGAACTCGACCACCACTGACAAGCTGTTCAAGGTCGCCATCGGCATCAAGGGGCTGGACGGGCTGGGCCAGCTCGTGCTCGGCATCGTGCTGATCTTCATCCCGCCCACGTTGATCACCGGCCTGGCCAACGAGGTCGTCACGCGCGACCTGCTGGGCGACCCGGGCGGCACGCTGTCCACGCATCTGCAGACCGCCGCGCACGACTTCGCCGACGGCAGCAGCCGCGCGTTCGCGATCGGCTACCTGCTGCTGCACGCCGTCATCAAGCTGGGCCTGGTCGCGGCGCTATTGCGCAAGGTGCTGCCGCTGTACCCGGTCGCCGCGGTCGTGTTGGCGGCCTTTGTCGTCTACGAGATCGTCCGGGCCGTGCACACCCATTCCATCGCGTTGCCGATCTTCGCCGCGATCGACGTAGTGATCATCATCTTGGTCATCCGCGAATACGTTCAACTGCGTCGGGAGCGGGCCGCGTCTGCGACGGATGCT
- a CDS encoding VIT1/CCC1 transporter family protein, whose translation MTQVDETAQNEVGHTHNDLSGGWLRPAVFGAMDGLVTNISLVAGVGGGGASSHVIVLTGMAGLVAGAFSMALGEYASVQTQNDSVQAEVATERRELRENPAAEKAELVQMFAEMGLTEETARQVAEEIHADEELAVRVHIEQELGVNPEDQPSPLVAAISSFLCFSIGALFPLLPFLFGWESLLAGLGIGGIGLFAAGAVVARFTTRPWWFNGVRQLLFGVIAAGATYLVGLLIGVTAAG comes from the coding sequence GTGACCCAGGTTGACGAAACGGCGCAGAACGAGGTCGGCCACACCCATAACGACCTGTCCGGCGGCTGGCTGCGGCCGGCGGTGTTCGGCGCGATGGACGGCCTGGTGACGAACATCTCACTGGTGGCGGGCGTGGGCGGTGGCGGCGCGAGCTCGCACGTCATCGTGCTCACGGGCATGGCGGGCCTGGTCGCCGGCGCCTTCTCGATGGCGTTGGGCGAATACGCCTCGGTGCAGACGCAGAACGACTCGGTGCAGGCCGAGGTGGCGACGGAACGCCGGGAGCTGCGCGAGAACCCGGCCGCCGAAAAGGCCGAGCTGGTGCAGATGTTCGCCGAGATGGGCCTTACCGAGGAAACCGCGCGGCAGGTCGCCGAGGAAATTCACGCGGACGAGGAATTGGCCGTCCGGGTGCACATCGAGCAGGAGCTCGGGGTCAATCCGGAGGACCAGCCGTCCCCGCTGGTGGCGGCGATCTCCTCGTTCCTGTGCTTCTCGATCGGCGCGCTGTTCCCGCTGCTGCCGTTCCTGTTCGGCTGGGAGTCGCTGCTGGCGGGCCTGGGCATCGGCGGCATCGGCCTGTTCGCGGCGGGCGCGGTCGTCGCCCGCTTCACGACCCGCCCGTGGTGGTTCAACGGCGTGCGCCAGCTGCTGTTCGGCGTGATCGCGGCGGGCGCGACCTACCTGGTGGGTCTGCTGATCGGCGTGACTGCGGCAGGCTAG
- the hrpB gene encoding ATP-dependent helicase HrpB, protein MRLPDLPVRAVLDELNDALAKHGTTVLVAPPGTGKTTLVPLALPGRVLVAEPRRLAARAAAARMSELLGEQVGGTVGYAVRGDRRTSKQTRIEVVTSGLLLRRLQHDPELTGVDVVLLDECHERHLDADLLLALLLDAREGLRPDLKVLATSATVAAQRLAQILGTDTPVIEAHARTFPVETTYVPPARNERLEQHVARTVHKALSETDGDILVFLPGVGEIRRVTQQLNGLNVLPLHGRLAAKAQDEALKPGPRRRIVLATAVAESSLTVPGVRAVVDAGLARSPRADHRRGLSGLVTTRVSAAVADQRAGRAGREAPGRVYRCWPEHEQATLPRYPEPEIRTAELTRLALELACWGTPDGSNLTWWDAPPAGALAAGQQTLKALGALDDSGVTDRGRRIAELGLHPRLGRALLDGARELGAKPTAEVVALLDDDSLTASRDVESAMSALRRDRPSSWKREVQRLSALVEGSAATRDDPALVVALAHPERLAKRRQPGSRSYLMAGGTAVETDGPTDSEWLAVAVADREPGRAHGKVRLAARADQELAERAAPALLSEADEVTWANGDVVARRVRRLGAIVLAERPIKSPDPDQLRNALTEGLRREGVTLLHWTQDASRQRQRMEFLRVHLGDPWPDVSDDAIIRNVDLATARKRADLAKISAQHILQTMLPWPAATRLDELAPDRIEVPSGSRIRVDYTADGPVLPVKVQETFGWTDTPRIADGRVPVVLHLLSPAGRPVAVTGDLASFWRQGYPQVRSELRGRYPKHPWPDDPVTAVPTRRTKPR, encoded by the coding sequence GTGCGACTCCCCGATCTGCCGGTCCGCGCGGTACTCGACGAGCTGAACGACGCCCTCGCCAAGCACGGCACGACGGTGCTGGTGGCGCCGCCGGGCACCGGAAAGACGACTTTGGTGCCGCTGGCGCTACCAGGGCGTGTTCTCGTGGCGGAGCCGCGCCGGCTGGCGGCCAGGGCCGCGGCGGCCCGGATGTCGGAGTTGCTGGGCGAACAGGTCGGCGGCACGGTCGGCTACGCGGTCCGCGGCGACCGCCGAACCTCGAAGCAGACCCGGATCGAGGTCGTCACCTCTGGTCTGTTGCTACGCCGCCTGCAGCACGACCCGGAGCTGACCGGCGTCGACGTGGTGCTGCTCGACGAATGCCACGAACGCCATCTCGACGCCGATCTCCTGCTGGCGCTGCTGCTCGACGCCCGCGAGGGCCTGCGACCGGACCTCAAGGTGCTGGCGACCTCGGCGACGGTCGCGGCCCAGCGCCTGGCGCAGATCCTGGGCACCGACACCCCGGTCATCGAGGCGCACGCACGGACCTTCCCGGTCGAGACGACGTATGTACCGCCGGCCCGCAACGAACGCCTGGAGCAGCACGTCGCGAGAACCGTCCACAAGGCACTGTCCGAAACGGACGGTGACATCCTCGTCTTCCTGCCGGGTGTGGGCGAGATCCGCCGCGTCACCCAACAACTCAACGGCCTCAACGTGCTCCCACTGCACGGCAGGCTCGCCGCCAAGGCCCAGGACGAGGCGCTCAAGCCCGGCCCACGACGACGAATCGTGTTGGCGACAGCGGTCGCGGAGTCGAGTCTGACGGTGCCGGGCGTCCGCGCGGTGGTCGACGCCGGCCTGGCGCGCTCGCCCCGAGCCGATCACCGCCGTGGCCTCTCCGGCCTCGTCACCACGCGCGTCTCCGCCGCCGTGGCCGACCAACGCGCCGGCCGCGCGGGACGCGAGGCCCCGGGCCGGGTCTACCGGTGCTGGCCGGAGCACGAGCAGGCGACGCTGCCCCGCTACCCGGAGCCGGAGATCCGCACCGCCGAGCTGACCCGCCTCGCGCTGGAGCTGGCCTGCTGGGGCACGCCGGACGGCAGCAACCTCACTTGGTGGGACGCGCCGCCGGCGGGCGCCCTCGCCGCCGGCCAGCAGACGCTGAAGGCCCTGGGCGCCCTCGACGACAGCGGTGTCACCGACCGCGGCCGCCGCATCGCCGAGTTGGGCCTGCATCCCCGCCTCGGTCGCGCCCTCCTCGACGGCGCCCGCGAGCTGGGTGCGAAACCGACGGCCGAGGTCGTCGCGCTGCTCGACGATGATTCCCTGACGGCCTCCAGAGACGTGGAAAGCGCGATGAGCGCACTTCGGCGCGATCGGCCGAGCAGCTGGAAGAGGGAGGTCCAGAGGCTGTCCGCGCTGGTGGAGGGCTCGGCGGCGACCCGTGACGACCCGGCGCTGGTCGTCGCCCTGGCGCACCCGGAACGGCTGGCGAAACGGCGTCAACCGGGCTCGCGCAGCTACCTGATGGCCGGCGGCACCGCGGTCGAGACGGACGGCCCGACCGACAGCGAGTGGCTGGCGGTCGCCGTTGCCGACCGTGAACCCGGCCGCGCCCACGGCAAGGTCCGCCTCGCCGCCCGCGCCGACCAGGAGCTGGCCGAACGTGCCGCCCCGGCGCTGCTGTCCGAGGCCGACGAGGTGACGTGGGCCAACGGGGACGTCGTGGCCCGCCGCGTCCGCCGTCTGGGCGCGATCGTGCTCGCCGAGCGTCCGATCAAATCCCCAGACCCCGACCAGTTGCGCAACGCCCTCACCGAAGGTCTCCGCAGGGAAGGCGTAACCCTGCTGCACTGGACCCAGGACGCATCCAGGCAACGCCAAAGGATGGAATTCCTGCGCGTCCACTTGGGTGATCCCTGGCCCGATGTCTCGGATGACGCCATCATCCGGAATGTGGACCTGGCCACCGCCAGAAAACGGGCCGACCTCGCCAAGATCAGCGCCCAGCACATCCTGCAGACGATGCTGCCCTGGCCGGCCGCCACCCGCCTGGACGAGCTGGCCCCGGACCGCATCGAGGTGCCCTCCGGCTCCCGGATCCGCGTCGACTACACCGCGGACGGCCCGGTGCTGCCGGTCAAGGTGCAGGAGACGTTCGGCTGGACCGACACGCCCCGCATCGCCGACGGCCGCGTGCCGGTGGTGCTGCACCTGCTCTCCCCCGCCGGCCGCCCGGTGGCAGTCACCGGCGACCTGGCCTCGTTCTGGCGCCAGGGCTATCCGCAGGTGCGCTCCGAGCTGCGCGGTCGCTACCCGAAGCACCCGTGGCCGGACGATCCCGTGACGGCTGTGCCCACTCGCCGCACCAAACCACGGTGA